The genomic window GTTCGGCTGGGCGGCACTGCCCTCGATCGACCTGCCCGCGGGCGGGCCAGCGTATCCGCTGGCCTCGCTGGGCGCACGCCTGCGGGTGCAGCCCGGCGAGCGGCTGACGCTGCTGGCGGGGGTGTTCGACGGCTCGCCCGTGGGCCGCGACGAAGAGCACCCGGCATGGATTGACCGTCACGGCATGCGCTTGGTGCCCACGGGCCAGGCGCTGTGGATCGCCGAGCTGCAATACCAGCGCCCGGCCGACGCCGACGATGGCCTGCCCGGTACCTACAAGGTCGGTGCCTGGGTCCATACCGGGCGCTTCGACGACCCGCGCCTGGACAGTGCGGGCCGCTCGCTGGCCGACCCGGCCAGCAACGGCGTGGCGCTGCAGCACCGGGGCAACCACAGCCTGTATGCCATGGCCGACCAGATGCTGTGGCGCCAGGGCGCGCGCAATGTGGGGGTGTTTGCCCGCGCCATGGCGGCGCCGGGCGACCGCAACCGGGTGGACTTCAGCGCCAATGCGGGCCTGGCCTTCAACGGCCCGTTCGAAGAACGCGCCGCCGACGTGCTGGCGCTGGGCGTGGGCCAGGCGCGCCTCAGCCGCTGCGCGTGTGCGTCGAGCGGGGGCCGCGAGACCTTTGTCGAAGCCACCTACCGCTACCCGATCAAACCGTGGTGGCAGGTGCAGGCCGACCTGCAGTATGTGATCCGCCCCGGTGGGCTCGGCGCTGCCCAGCGCATTCCCAACGCCTTGATGCTCGGCCTGCGCACCAGCATCGTTTTTTGAACCGGCGTCGGGCTTGAGCACAATCGGGCCATGCCCAAGCCTCATCCAGCCCGCCCCGCCGGCCCGCCGTGCCAGGTGCGCATCATCGGCGGCCAATGGCGCCGCACGCCGCTGCCGGTGGCCGACCGGCCCGGCCTGCGCCCCACGCCCGACCGCGTGCGCGAGACGCTGTTCAACTGGCTGGGGCAGGACTTGACCGGCTGGCGCTGCATCGACGCCTTTGCCGGCACCGGCGCGCTGGGGCTGGAGGCCGCCTCGCGCGGGGCGGCCGAGGTGCTGCTGGTGGAGCAGGACGCGGGCCTGGCGCGGCAGTTGCAGGTGCTCAAGGAGCGGTTGCAGGCGCAGGCGGTGCAGGTGCGCCGGGGCGACGGCGTGGCCGCGCTGGCGGCGCGCCCGGCCGGTAGCGCCGACCTGGTGCTGCTCGATCCGCCGTTCGACGCCCAGGCGCTGTTTGCGCCCGCCCTGGCCGCCGCCGCGCGCGCCGTGCGCCCGACGGGCTTCGTCTACCTGGAGGCGCCTGCAACCTGGGACGCCGCGGCGCTGGCCAGTGCCGGGCTGGCTCCGCACCGGCATATGAAGGCCGGCGCCGTGCACGCGCACCTGCTGGTGCCGACTTGCGCATAATCGGCGCCGTCCGGGCGGGCCGCCCGATGGAGAGACACACCCATGAGCCGACACGTCATCGCCGTCTACCCCGGCACGTTCGACCCCATCACGCTGGGGCATGAGGACATCGTCCGCCGCGCCCGCGAGCTGTTCGACGAGGTCATCGTCGCGGTGGCCGTGGCCCACCACAAGAAGACGCTGTTCACGCTCGACGAGCGCCTGGCGATGGTGCAGGAGTCGGTGGCCAAGTGGCCCGACGTGCGCGCCGAGGCCTTCGACGGCCTGCTGAGCCACTACGTGCGCGCCAAGGGCGGCAAGGCCATGGTGCGCGGCCTGCGGGCGGTGTCGGACTTCGACTACGAATTTCAGCTGGCCGGCATGAACAGCAAGCTCGCGCCCGAGGTGGAGAGCGTGTTTCTCACCCCCAGCGGGCGCTACCAGTTCGTCAGCAGCACCCTGGTGCGCGAGATCGCCCTGCTGGGCGGCGACGTGGCGCAGTTCACCTCGCCGCACGTGTGGCAGCGGCTGATGGAGCGCAAGCAGGTCGGGCAAAAGCCCTGATTGGCTGTCCCTGACAGGCGGCGCCGATAAAATCAGCGGCTTGGGGCCGTGCATGTGCCCGGCCCGCCAACCAGGCCTGCGCATGAGCGAAATTTCCATCAACCGCCGCCGCCCCGAGTCGGGCACCAAGTTCGTCACGCCCGAAGGTACGCGCGCGGTGATGGACGGCATCAAGCCCAGTGCGCTGACCGAACTGCCCGACGTGGGCCGCAAGCCCGACTGGCTGCGCGTGCGCCTGCCGACGGGGGCAAAGTTCCAGGAGATCATGGACATCGTGCGCTCGCACAAGCTGGCCACGGTGTGTTCCGAATCCAAGTGCCCCAACATCGCCGAGTGCTGGGGCCGCGGCACTGCCACGCTGATGCTGATGGGCTCGGTGTGCACGCGCGCCTGCAAGTTCTGCTCGGTCAATACCGGCAACCCGCACGGCTGGCTGGACGCCGACGAGCCGGCCAACGTGGCCGACGCGGTGGCGCTGATGGGCCTGCGCTACGTGGTGCTGACCTCGGTCGACCGCGACGACCTGACCGACCTGGGCGCGGGCCACTACGCCGCCTGCATCAGCGCCATCCACGCCCGCATGCCCGACACGGCGGTGGAGGCGCTCACGCCCGACTTTCAGGGCAAGCACGATCTGGTGGCCCAGGTGCTGGATGCGGGCCTGGCCACCTACGCGCAGAACCTGGAAACCGTCAAGCGCCTGACGCACCCGGTGCGCGACGCGCGCGCCGGCTACGAGACCACGCTGGGCGTGCTCAAGTTCGCCAAGGGCTACGCGCCGCAGACAGTGTCCAAGACCAGCCTGATGCTGGGCCTGGGCGAGACCGACGGCGAGATCGAGCAGGCGCTCGACGACATGCGCGCCGCCGACGTGGACGTGGTGACCATGGGCCAGTACATGCGCCCCACCAAGAACCACCTGCCGGTGGAGCGCTTCGTCACGCCCGACGAATTTCAGAAATACCGCGAGCTGGCCCTGGGCAAGGGCTTTCTGGAGGTGGTGTCGGGCCCGCTGGTGCGCTCCAGCTACCGCGCCGAGCGCGTGCTGGAGCACAACAACGTGGGCCTGGACGAGGCGCTGAGCGGCATCCGCGAGTCGGCCGCGGCGGCGCTGCGCTGCTGACGGTCAGCTGTCCTTGCGCCGCGTGATGCTGCG from Burkholderiaceae bacterium includes these protein-coding regions:
- a CDS encoding carbohydrate porin, which produces MRAAALCVGAALGLGAAWADTQPEHDEEAHETLLGDMGGLRPSLERAGLTLGLQETSQLTRLVSGGLQRGSAYTGLTQLTLAGDGDKAWGWSGGSFYLSALNIHGRRASFTQDNVGGLQTVSNIEAKPATRLWELWAQQSWADGKAELRVGKLAADQEFMTSEYASSLPNAMFGWAALPSIDLPAGGPAYPLASLGARLRVQPGERLTLLAGVFDGSPVGRDEEHPAWIDRHGMRLVPTGQALWIAELQYQRPADADDGLPGTYKVGAWVHTGRFDDPRLDSAGRSLADPASNGVALQHRGNHSLYAMADQMLWRQGARNVGVFARAMAAPGDRNRVDFSANAGLAFNGPFEERAADVLALGVGQARLSRCACASSGGRETFVEATYRYPIKPWWQVQADLQYVIRPGGLGAAQRIPNALMLGLRTSIVF
- the rsmD gene encoding 16S rRNA (guanine(966)-N(2))-methyltransferase RsmD; protein product: MPKPHPARPAGPPCQVRIIGGQWRRTPLPVADRPGLRPTPDRVRETLFNWLGQDLTGWRCIDAFAGTGALGLEAASRGAAEVLLVEQDAGLARQLQVLKERLQAQAVQVRRGDGVAALAARPAGSADLVLLDPPFDAQALFAPALAAAARAVRPTGFVYLEAPATWDAAALASAGLAPHRHMKAGAVHAHLLVPTCA
- the coaD gene encoding pantetheine-phosphate adenylyltransferase; this translates as MSRHVIAVYPGTFDPITLGHEDIVRRARELFDEVIVAVAVAHHKKTLFTLDERLAMVQESVAKWPDVRAEAFDGLLSHYVRAKGGKAMVRGLRAVSDFDYEFQLAGMNSKLAPEVESVFLTPSGRYQFVSSTLVREIALLGGDVAQFTSPHVWQRLMERKQVGQKP
- the lipA gene encoding lipoyl synthase, which translates into the protein MSEISINRRRPESGTKFVTPEGTRAVMDGIKPSALTELPDVGRKPDWLRVRLPTGAKFQEIMDIVRSHKLATVCSESKCPNIAECWGRGTATLMLMGSVCTRACKFCSVNTGNPHGWLDADEPANVADAVALMGLRYVVLTSVDRDDLTDLGAGHYAACISAIHARMPDTAVEALTPDFQGKHDLVAQVLDAGLATYAQNLETVKRLTHPVRDARAGYETTLGVLKFAKGYAPQTVSKTSLMLGLGETDGEIEQALDDMRAADVDVVTMGQYMRPTKNHLPVERFVTPDEFQKYRELALGKGFLEVVSGPLVRSSYRAERVLEHNNVGLDEALSGIRESAAAALRC